In a single window of the Flavobacterium sp. W4I14 genome:
- a CDS encoding hypothetical protein (product_source=Hypo-rule applied) — protein sequence METNKEKGKVVENDLLDKEVEDVRDHDSLDENKSSKITTNLFNKEDKRKNNPLGPGHEPGPTPGSGI from the coding sequence ATGGAAACAAATAAGGAAAAAGGTAAAGTTGTTGAGAACGATTTGCTAGATAAAGAAGTAGAAGATGTGAGAGATCATGATTCTTTAGATGAAAATAAATCATCGAAAATAACCACAAATCTTTTTAACAAAGAGGATAAACGGAAGAATAATCCACTAGGGCCAGGACACGAACCCGGACCAACACCAGGTTCAGGAATATAA
- a CDS encoding glyoxylase-like metal-dependent hydrolase (beta-lactamase superfamily II) (product_source=COG0491; cath_funfam=3.60.15.10; cog=COG0491; pfam=PF00753; smart=SM00849; superfamily=56281), with protein MERRNFIKNSALAMALLSIYKTDVFAQQALMRAYNFKPLRNNVGIFTEQGGTIGWLNSSNGFVVVDAQFPTSAPHVIEELKKLGEKPFKYLINTHHHGDHTAGNISFKGLAEKVVAHQNSLVNQKRGAEKANNLDKQLLPDTTFGTKWATKVGDENIKASYYGSGHTNGDAVYHFEHANIAHVGDLVFNRKFPYIDRENGAHIGNWITALDKILAQFDNDTLFIWGHSLDPEKVTGNKADVKAFQNYLQNLLTFVSGEIKAGKSKEDILKVSSIPNATEWKGEGIQRSLSAAYDELKGV; from the coding sequence ATGGAAAGAAGAAATTTTATCAAAAACTCGGCATTGGCCATGGCCTTGCTTTCAATTTATAAAACAGATGTTTTTGCGCAGCAAGCGCTAATGCGTGCTTACAACTTTAAACCATTGCGCAATAATGTAGGGATATTTACCGAACAGGGCGGTACAATAGGCTGGTTAAATTCGAGCAATGGTTTTGTGGTGGTAGACGCCCAGTTCCCAACTTCGGCGCCACATGTGATCGAAGAATTAAAAAAACTAGGCGAAAAACCTTTCAAATACCTGATTAATACCCATCATCATGGCGACCATACCGCTGGCAATATCTCCTTTAAAGGATTGGCCGAAAAGGTTGTGGCGCATCAAAACTCCTTAGTTAACCAGAAAAGAGGTGCAGAGAAAGCAAATAACTTAGATAAACAGTTATTGCCTGACACTACTTTTGGAACAAAATGGGCAACAAAAGTAGGGGATGAAAACATAAAAGCTTCTTATTATGGCTCTGGTCATACCAATGGTGATGCCGTTTATCATTTTGAGCATGCAAATATTGCGCATGTAGGCGATTTGGTTTTCAACCGTAAGTTTCCTTACATTGATCGGGAAAACGGCGCACACATCGGCAATTGGATCACAGCATTGGATAAAATTCTAGCCCAGTTTGATAACGATACCCTGTTTATCTGGGGACATAGCCTAGATCCTGAAAAAGTAACAGGAAACAAAGCAGATGTTAAAGCTTTTCAAAATTACCTGCAGAACCTTTTAACTTTTGTGAGCGGAGAAATTAAAGCGGGTAAAAGCAAAGAAGACATTTTGAAAGTAAGCTCAATTCCAAATGCTACAGAATGGAAGGGAGAGGGCATTCAAAGGAGTTTAAGTGCTGCTTATGATGAGCTGAAAGGGGTTTAG